The Herbaspirillum sp. DW155 genomic interval GCTTCGTGCAGACCATGCGGCGCCAGATGATTCCCCATGGCGTGCGCGTCGGCCAGGTCTCGCCCGGCCCGGTGATCTCGGCGCTGCTGGCCGACTGGCCGGAAGAGAACCTGCGCAAGGCCAAGGAATCGGGCAGCCTCATCGAGCCCTCGGAAGTGGCCGATGCGGTCGAGTACATGCTGACCCGCAACCGCAATGTGACCATCCGCGATATGCTCGTGCTCCCCACCAATTTCGATCGCGTGTGAGTGCGTCAACGCGGCAGGTGGCCCTTTTCCAAACCAGCGAGGAAAGATGGAGACCTATCTGATCGGCATCGATGTAGGCACCGGCTCGGCCCGGGCCGGTGTGTTCGACCGCAACGGCAAGCTGTACGCCAGCGCCCGGCATGACATCGATCTCTTCCGCGACGAGCGCCGTGCGCGCGTCGAACAATCCAGTACGCAAATCTGGGCGGCCGTCTGCCATGCAGTGCGCGCAGCGGTCACCAAGGCCGGCATCGATGCGGCCGCCGTCGCCGGCATCGGCGTGGATGCCACCTGTTCGCTGGTGGTGCAGGGCGCGCCGGGCGGCGTGGGTGATGCCGCACATCCGGAGCGCGACGTCATCGTGTGGATGGATCACCGGGCGCTGGAGCAGGCGCAGCGCATCAATGCAGGCGGGCATGCGGTGCTGTCCTATGTGGGCGGCGTGATTTCGCCGGAGATGGAAACGCCCAAGCTGCTGTGGTTGAAGGAAAACCTGCCGGAGGTGTATCACGGGGCGGCGCAGTTCTTCGATCTCACCGATTTCCTGACCTGGAAGGCGACCGGTTCGCTGCAGCGCTCTTCCTGCACCGTGACCTGCAAATGGACCTATCTGGCCCATGAAGGACGCTGGGACGCCGACTACTTCCACCGCATCGGCCTGGGCGACCTGGCCGACCAGGGCTTTGCGCGCATCGGTCAGCAGGTGGTGTGGCCCGGTACGGCGCTGGAGGGGGGATTGTCGGTACAGGCTGCGCAGGAACTGCAATTGCGCCCCGGCATCGCGGTGGCCGCCGGGCTGATCGACGCCCATGCAGGCGGTGTGGGCACGGTGGCCGCACGCGGCGGTGCGGGGGATGCGGCGGCTTGCATGGCCTACGTGTTCGGCACGTCTTCCTGCACCATGACCAGCAATGCCGAAGCGGTCTTCGTGCCGGGCGTGTGGGGACCGTATTACAACGCGATGGCACCCGGCATGTGGTTGAACGAAGGCGGGCAGTCCGCCGCTGGCGCGGCCATCGATCATCTGCTGACCCTGCACCCGGCCGCGCCCGAGGCGCGCCGGCTGGCCGCTGCCGAGGGCATGGACTTGCCGCAATGGCTGGCTGCGCGTGCGCTGGCCGGCGTGCAACAGCCGGCCGATGCGGTCTGGCTGGCCGGACAGGTCAACGTGGTGCCGGAATTCCTGGGCAACCGTTCACCGCTGGCCGATCCGCAGACACGCGCAGTGCTGCTGGGGCTGGGCATGGAGCATGACATCGACAGCCTGGTCGCGCTCTACGTGGCCGGACTGTGCAGCCTGGGCTACGGCCTGCGCCAGATCATCGAGGCGCAGGCGACATGCGGGGTGCGCGTCGCCAGTATCTCGGTCTCGGGCGGCGCCGGCACCCATCCGCTGACGCGCCAGTTGCTGGCCGATGCTACCGGCTTGCCGGTGGAAGTCACTGCCTGCCCTGAACCGGTGCTGCTGGGCTCGGCCATGCTGGCGGCGGTAGCGACGGGCAGTTATGCGGACCTCAGGACCGCCATGACCGCCATGTCCAGCGTGGCCGGGCGCAATACCCCGACGGGTGAGGCCATCGGCCGCCTGCATGAAGCCCGTTATCAGGCCTTTCTCAAGAGCCAGCAACTGGCGCGCGAGGTGCGCGACAGCCTGGCCCCGCTGCTGGCCGCGCAGGCCGCAGGCACTCACTGAAAAAGGAAATGAACATGGAATTTGCCGGAACATCGGTCATCATCACCGGCGCCGGAAAGGGCATCGGCCGCGCCTGCGCGCGGCTGATGGCGCAACGCGGGGCGCAGGTGATTGCGCTGTCGCGTACGGCGGCGGATCTGGAGAGCCTGCGCGAGGAAATCGGCGGGCGATCGGTGCAGGTCGACCTGGCCGACCCGGTGGCCGCGCGGCGTGCCATGGAAGAGGCCGGCACGGCCGACTTTCTGATCAACAGCGCCGGCATCAACGTACTGCAAACCAGTACCGGGATGACCGATGCCGGCTATGAGGCGGTGCTGGGAGTGAACCTGCGGGCGGCCCTCATCACCTGCCAGGCCTTCGCCCTGGCCCGCATCGCCGCCGGTGGGGGCGGGGCCATCGTCAACATCACGTCGATTGCCGGCCATCGCGGCTTTGCCGAGCATCTCTGCTATGCCGCCTCCAAGGCCGGTCTGGAAGGGGCGACACGGGTACTGGCCAAGGAGCTGGGCGCGCATGGCATCCGCGTCAATGCGGTGGCGCCGACCATCACCCTGACCGAACTGGCCGAGGCCGCCTGGAGCGATCCGGCCAAATCGGCTCCGATGATGGTGCGCCATCCGCTGCAACGCTTCGCCTTGGCCGAAGACGTGGCCCGCAGCATTGCCATGCTGCTTTCTGCGGATGCCGCCATGCTGACCGGGGCGGTGGTGCCGGTGGATGGAGGCTTCCTGGCGGTCTAGCCGGTCCAGACGTCATCAGGGCGGCCCGAGAGCCGCCCTGATGAAGTTGACGCAGCCGCGCCAGCTTGTGGTAACCGGTCTGCTTCAGCGACCGATCTGGTGTCCGATCACGCCGCCCACGGCCGCGCCGCCCGCCGTACCAATGCCGCTGCCACCGGTCAGGATGGCGCCGCCCACGGCACCGATGGTGGCGCCGATGGCGGTGTTCTTGTCGCGGGTGCTCATGTTGCTGCAGCCGGTCATGGCGGTCAGCGCGATGGCGGTGAAGGAAATGGCAGCGATCTTGTGCAGTGTTTTCATGATTTTTTCCTGATCGTAAGGTTCAAACGTGTTCCGGATGTTCTTGAATGAGGGTCCGGCTGGCGCATGCTGCCCCAAGGGAGCCGGCACACGGGAGCGGGTATGGCAATAGACCGGCCCTTTCTCGAAAAAATTCGAGATGCAACACGTTCTCTTACAGTTGTTACATACTCTGGCCTGCGCCGTATCGGCCCTTGGGAAGAGGGCGATCCGACGTGCTTGCAGTTGTTTCTTCCACGACAAACAGACCAGAGAGCCTCATGATCCTGACCTCCCGCCTGCGCCGGGCCGCGCGCCTTTTGTTCACTTCCGCCTGTCTGCTGCTGGGAGCCGCCCCGCTGCACGCCGCCGAGCCGCCCAAACCGGTCGAAGGCAGCTGGGTGGCACCGCGCTTCCAGTTCCATACCGGCCAGACCCTGGAGAACCTGCGCCTGCACTACATCACCCTGGGCGAGCGCAGCAACCCGGCGGTGCTGGTACTGCACGGCACCTACCAGAGCGCCGGGGCGATGCTGTCCAGGGACTTCGCCGGCCAGTTGTTCGGGCCCGGCCAGCCGCTGGATGCCAGCAGGTACTTCATCATCATTCCCGACGGCATCGGCGTGGGCAAGTCCACCAAGCCCTCCGACGGCCTGCGCGCGGCCTTCCCGCAGTACAACTATGACGACATGGTGCTGGCGCAATACCGCATGCTCACCGAAGGCATGGGCATTACGCATCTGCGCCTGATCATCGGCAATTCCATGGGAGGCATGCAGACGTGGATCTGGGGTGGCACCTATCCCGGCTTTGCCGATGGCCTGGTACCGATGGCCTCGCAGCCCACCGAGATGGCCGGCCGCAACTGGATGATGCGGCGCATGCTGGTCGAATCGATCAAGCAGGACCCGGCCTGGAACAACGGCAACTACACCACCCAGCC includes:
- a CDS encoding FGGY-family carbohydrate kinase; translation: METYLIGIDVGTGSARAGVFDRNGKLYASARHDIDLFRDERRARVEQSSTQIWAAVCHAVRAAVTKAGIDAAAVAGIGVDATCSLVVQGAPGGVGDAAHPERDVIVWMDHRALEQAQRINAGGHAVLSYVGGVISPEMETPKLLWLKENLPEVYHGAAQFFDLTDFLTWKATGSLQRSSCTVTCKWTYLAHEGRWDADYFHRIGLGDLADQGFARIGQQVVWPGTALEGGLSVQAAQELQLRPGIAVAAGLIDAHAGGVGTVAARGGAGDAAACMAYVFGTSSCTMTSNAEAVFVPGVWGPYYNAMAPGMWLNEGGQSAAGAAIDHLLTLHPAAPEARRLAAAEGMDLPQWLAARALAGVQQPADAVWLAGQVNVVPEFLGNRSPLADPQTRAVLLGLGMEHDIDSLVALYVAGLCSLGYGLRQIIEAQATCGVRVASISVSGGAGTHPLTRQLLADATGLPVEVTACPEPVLLGSAMLAAVATGSYADLRTAMTAMSSVAGRNTPTGEAIGRLHEARYQAFLKSQQLAREVRDSLAPLLAAQAAGTH
- a CDS encoding SDR family oxidoreductase, which translates into the protein MEFAGTSVIITGAGKGIGRACARLMAQRGAQVIALSRTAADLESLREEIGGRSVQVDLADPVAARRAMEEAGTADFLINSAGINVLQTSTGMTDAGYEAVLGVNLRAALITCQAFALARIAAGGGGAIVNITSIAGHRGFAEHLCYAASKAGLEGATRVLAKELGAHGIRVNAVAPTITLTELAEAAWSDPAKSAPMMVRHPLQRFALAEDVARSIAMLLSADAAMLTGAVVPVDGGFLAV
- a CDS encoding glycine zipper 2TM domain-containing protein, which codes for MKTLHKIAAISFTAIALTAMTGCSNMSTRDKNTAIGATIGAVGGAILTGGSGIGTAGGAAVGGVIGHQIGR
- a CDS encoding alpha/beta fold hydrolase codes for the protein MILTSRLRRAARLLFTSACLLLGAAPLHAAEPPKPVEGSWVAPRFQFHTGQTLENLRLHYITLGERSNPAVLVLHGTYQSAGAMLSRDFAGQLFGPGQPLDASRYFIIIPDGIGVGKSTKPSDGLRAAFPQYNYDDMVLAQYRMLTEGMGITHLRLIIGNSMGGMQTWIWGGTYPGFADGLVPMASQPTEMAGRNWMMRRMLVESIKQDPAWNNGNYTTQPPSLRLANNMFVFATNGGTLAYQAIAGTHAQADKLVDERLAAPVTADANDFIYQWGSSADYNAAPGLSKIRVPVLAINSADDERNPPETGIMQAALKDVPGAQLLLIPASAETRGHGTTAMARFYVRELAQFLQSLPQR